A window of Deltaproteobacteria bacterium contains these coding sequences:
- a CDS encoding alpha-ketoacid dehydrogenase subunit beta translates to MKEVRYIRAITEALKEEMARDESVFVIGEDVAYPGGSFSATRGLLEEFGGRRVKDTPISEAAIVGL, encoded by the coding sequence ATGAAAGAGGTGCGGTATATTAGGGCGATTACCGAGGCCCTCAAGGAAGAGATGGCCCGGGATGAGTCGGTTTTTGTCATTGGTGAAGATGTAGCCTACCCAGGGGGTTCTTTTAGCGCCACTCGAGGCCTCCTCGAAGAATTCGGGGGGAGAAGAGTTAAGGACACGCCCATCAGTGAAGCGGCCATAGTTGGCTTG